A single Acidaminococcus sp. DNA region contains:
- a CDS encoding bifunctional (p)ppGpp synthetase/guanosine-3',5'-bis(diphosphate) 3'-pyrophosphohydrolase, which yields MEQLDPTPISAEEFYQMISEYLTPRQVEFVREAYNFAAEKHAAQKRASGEPYIIHPLGVATILAQLKMDDVTLAAAFLHDVVEDTDTTLEQLTDIFGLEVAGLVDGVTKLGKIEYISREEQQVENYRKMFLAMAKDIRVVLIKLADRLHNMRTMKYMPPHKQKRISNETLEIYAPLAHRLGIYAIKWELEDLSFRYLEPQHYYELVEEVKIKRHEREAMVQEAMDELRQLCSDAGIRCEIQGRPKSFYSIYRKMKRDNKTINEIYDLLAVRVLVDTVKDCYGVLGIVHGKWKPIPGRFKDYIAVPKSNGYQSLHTTVVSSSGSPLEIQIRTFEMHKVSEYGVAAHWRYKESGGSKMPSTADKNVDAKMAWLRQLLEWHRDMRDPHEFVDTVKMDVFSDEVFVFTPQGDVIDLPFGSVPIDFAYRIHTGVGNSCVGAKVNGKIVPLDYKLKNGDIVEIITSKTSPGPSRDWIDIVGSSQTKNKIKQFFKKERREENIATGRDMLERECRRLGYDPTVIMTSETLKDVASRCHLDGSEENLLAALGYGGIMLNTVMVKLIDIYKKQQRKNTTKNLSQLLSELKPRTLKTNKASHGILVKGEDDIMVKLAKCCNPIPGDPIIGYITRGHGVSVHRADCPNVLANKEEADRMIEVSWNVETDTTYKVVLRLSAVDQPGVMANIMMVASETKVNINSLNAHANPDKTAYVDLGLDISSLDQLNYIISRMRRIKGVYKVERKISGV from the coding sequence ATGGAACAGTTAGACCCTACTCCGATCAGTGCGGAGGAATTTTATCAAATGATCAGTGAATATCTGACCCCGCGTCAGGTAGAATTTGTGCGTGAGGCTTACAATTTTGCGGCTGAAAAACACGCGGCCCAGAAACGCGCTTCCGGAGAACCGTATATTATTCATCCGCTTGGCGTGGCTACGATTCTTGCCCAGCTCAAGATGGATGATGTGACGCTCGCTGCTGCTTTTTTGCACGACGTAGTCGAAGATACGGACACTACTCTTGAGCAGCTGACCGATATTTTCGGCCTCGAAGTCGCAGGACTTGTAGACGGCGTGACAAAGCTCGGTAAAATTGAATATATTTCCCGCGAGGAACAGCAGGTTGAAAACTACCGCAAGATGTTTCTTGCCATGGCAAAGGATATTCGCGTCGTGCTGATTAAGCTGGCGGACCGGCTGCACAATATGCGCACCATGAAATACATGCCGCCGCATAAGCAGAAACGGATTTCCAATGAAACACTGGAAATCTATGCACCGCTGGCCCATCGTCTCGGTATTTACGCAATCAAGTGGGAACTGGAAGACCTGTCTTTCCGGTACCTTGAACCTCAGCATTATTATGAGCTGGTGGAAGAAGTTAAAATTAAACGGCACGAACGGGAAGCCATGGTGCAGGAAGCTATGGATGAGCTGCGCCAGCTGTGCAGCGACGCCGGTATCCGGTGTGAAATCCAGGGCCGCCCGAAGAGCTTTTACAGTATCTACCGCAAGATGAAGCGTGACAACAAGACCATCAACGAGATTTATGATCTTTTGGCGGTACGTGTCCTCGTAGATACTGTGAAGGACTGCTATGGTGTCCTGGGTATTGTCCACGGCAAATGGAAACCGATTCCGGGCCGTTTCAAGGATTATATTGCCGTTCCGAAATCCAACGGCTACCAGTCCCTGCATACGACGGTTGTTTCTTCGAGCGGTTCACCGCTGGAAATACAGATCCGTACGTTTGAAATGCATAAGGTGTCCGAATACGGTGTCGCAGCGCACTGGCGCTACAAGGAATCGGGCGGTTCCAAGATGCCGTCGACGGCTGACAAGAATGTCGATGCGAAGATGGCCTGGCTCCGTCAGCTCCTCGAATGGCACCGCGATATGCGAGATCCTCATGAATTCGTAGATACGGTCAAGATGGACGTCTTTTCCGACGAAGTCTTTGTCTTTACGCCGCAGGGAGATGTCATTGACCTGCCTTTCGGCAGCGTACCGATTGACTTTGCTTACCGCATCCACACGGGTGTCGGCAACAGCTGCGTCGGTGCAAAGGTCAACGGCAAGATTGTTCCGCTTGACTATAAACTGAAAAACGGTGATATTGTCGAGATTATTACGTCGAAGACGTCGCCCGGTCCTTCCCGCGACTGGATTGATATCGTCGGATCCAGTCAGACGAAGAACAAGATTAAACAGTTCTTCAAGAAGGAAAGAAGAGAAGAAAATATTGCGACGGGCCGCGATATGCTCGAACGCGAATGCCGGCGCCTGGGCTACGACCCGACTGTAATCATGACGAGTGAAACGCTGAAAGACGTGGCTTCCCGGTGTCATCTGGACGGCAGCGAGGAGAACCTGCTGGCAGCACTCGGCTACGGCGGTATTATGCTTAATACCGTCATGGTCAAGCTCATTGATATTTATAAGAAACAGCAGCGCAAGAATACGACAAAGAACCTGTCCCAGCTGCTGTCTGAACTGAAGCCGCGGACGCTCAAGACGAACAAAGCCAGCCATGGCATCCTCGTCAAAGGCGAAGACGATATCATGGTGAAGCTCGCCAAATGCTGCAACCCGATTCCGGGCGACCCAATCATCGGATACATTACGCGCGGTCACGGTGTTTCCGTTCACCGTGCCGACTGTCCGAATGTCCTTGCCAACAAGGAAGAAGCAGACCGCATGATTGAAGTGTCGTGGAATGTCGAAACCGATACGACATATAAAGTGGTGCTCCGCTTGTCGGCTGTCGATCAGCCCGGCGTCATGGCTAATATCATGATGGTGGCAAGCGAAACGAAGGTCAATATCAACTCCCTGAACGCACATGCAAATCCGGATAAGACGGCATATGTCGATTTAGGACTTGATATTTCGAGCCTGGATCAGTTAAACTACATCATCAGCCGGATGCGCCGCATCAAGGGCGTCTATAAAGTCGAACGTAAAATTTCCGGTGTATAA